One genomic segment of Hordeum vulgare subsp. vulgare chromosome 2H, MorexV3_pseudomolecules_assembly, whole genome shotgun sequence includes these proteins:
- the LOC123430683 gene encoding zinc finger protein ZAT1-like yields MAKNTCKLCSRRFASPRALAGHMRSHSVKVAARAQQISSASSASTSFAAGDDDADAKMAIQAYVLRDKPKRRVRLAESDFSDRESEAEYPAPDAKRVHAGSRDAEPVSSVSDAATPEEDVALSLMMLSRDSWPTVAWPRPSYFYHDAGEAAPPAAAEQKRTRFQCPACKKVFRSYQALGGHRASHVRGGRGGCCAPPPNPPPPPAPTHLQPLVECEEGSKPPPPHECPYCFRVFTSGQALGSHKRSQLCTAAGVADPAAAIKSLGLIDLNLPAPFEDLEVSAVSDPFLSARPGY; encoded by the coding sequence aTGGCCAAGAACACATGCAAGCTCTGCAGCCGCCGCTTCGCCAGCCCCCGCGCGCTCGCCGGCCACATGCGCTCCCACTCCGTCAAGGTCGCCGCCAGGGCGCAGCAGATCTCGTCGGCCTCCTCCGCGTCCACCTCCTTCGCCGCCGGGGATGACGACGCCGACGCCAAGATGGCCATCCAGGCCTACGTGCTCCGCGACAAGCCCAAGCGGAGGGTGCGCCTCGCCGAGTCCGACTTCTCGGATCGCGAGAGCGAGGCGGAGTACCCCGCGCCCGACGCCAAGCGCGTGCATGCCGGATCGCGGGACGCCGAGCCGGTCAGCTCCGTGTCCGACGCCGCCACGCCGGAGGAGGACGTCGCGCTGTCCCTCATGATGCTCTCCCGCGACTCCTGGCCCACGGTGGCGTGGCCGCGGCCGTCCTACTTCTACCACGACGCCGGAGAAGCCGCGCCCCCGGCGGCCGCGGAGCAGAAGCGGACGCGGTTCCAGTGCCCCGCGTGCAAGAAGGTGTTCCGATCGTACCAGGCGCTGGGCGGCCACCGCGCCAGCCACGTccgcggcggcaggggcggctgcTGCGCGCCCCCGCCgaacccgccgccgcctcctgctcCCACTCACCTGCAGCCATTGGTGGAATGCGAGGAGGGctcgaagccgccgccgccgcacgagTGCCCCTACTGCTTCCGCGTGTTCACCTCAGGGCAGGCCCTCGGCAGCCACAAGCGGTCGCAGCTCTGCACAGCCGCCGGCGTGGCCGATCCTGCGGCGGCGATCAAGAGCCTCGGCCTCATTGACCTCAACCTCCCGGCGCCGTTCGAGGACCTGGAGGTCTCCGCCGTGTCAGATCCCTTCCTCTCCGCAAGGCCAGGCTACTGA